One Pyrus communis chromosome 13, drPyrComm1.1, whole genome shotgun sequence genomic window carries:
- the LOC137713176 gene encoding cation/calcium exchanger 2-like isoform X1: MGTLVFLPKYKNYIIFLNISFLLVGCAFLVVHSYAPDFLVLSTSEISTSGVSRFSGSLDCKGFLSLDDYKAKCFYLKSNNPCVSQGYINYLNIFYCNFGTFPQLGYCCMFLWLLVLFYVLGNTASEYFCSSLDSLSRLLKLSPTIAGVTLLSLGNGAPDVFSSLVSFMGGGTGEIGLNTVLGGASFVSCAVVGILSISMRKRRIRVHKADFVRDICFYLLVIVCLGVILIHKEIDVWAAMAFSSLYIAYVIVVYVSHKHRKKSEELSCNSSNESDLTVPILSSIEEEDLSAAEEGAAQGSSEVVEVKKCCSNLRSSVFFRTLIFILELPLYLPRRLTIPVVCEERWCKPYVVASVTLAPVLLSTLWNHQFGNFSFKTKLAIYIIGLIFGITFGIVAFLITEKSSPPKKCLFPWLAAGFVMSVTWSYLTAQELVGLLVSIGYISGVSPSILGLTVLAWGNSLGDLITNLTMALNGGAEGAQIAFSACYAGPIFNTLFGLGLSLVGSAWSKFPSPVLIQSDAYLLETVGFLVGGLLWALVVLPRRGMRLDGVLGGGLLVAYIGSMSLRLIQTLW, translated from the coding sequence ATGGGTACCTTAGTTTTCTTACCaaagtacaaaaattacatCATTTTCTTGAACATCTCGTTTCTGTTAGTGGGATGCGCTTTCTTGGTCGTACATTCCTATGCTCCAGATTTTCTGGTTCTAAGCACTTCTGAGATAAGCACTTCTGGGGTTTCCAGATTTTCTGGTTCACTAGATTGCAAGGGTTTTCTTAGTTTAGATGACTACAAAGCAAAGTGCTTTTACCTTAAATCCAACAACCCATGTGTCTCCCAAGGCTATATAAACTATCTTAACATTTTCTACTGCAATTTTGGAACTTTTCCTCAATTGGGTTATTGCTGTATGTTTCTTTGGCTTCTGGTTTTGTTCTATGTGTTGGGGAACACAGCTTCTGAGTACTTTTGTTCTTCACTTGATAGTTTATCTAGGTTGTTAAAATTGTCCCCTACAATTGCTGGGGTAACCCTGCTTTCTCTTGGCAATGGAGCCCCTGATGTGTTTTCCAGTCTTGTTTCGTTTATGGGTGGCGGGACGGGCGAAATTGGTCTTAATACAGTTTTGGGCGGTGCTTCCTTTGTGTCGTGTGCTGTGGTTGGAATCTTAAGCATTTCAATGCGCAAAAGGCGCATTCGAGTTCACAAAGCGGACTTTGTGAGAGATATTTGCTTCTACCTTTTGGTCATTGTATGTTTGGGTGTTATCTTGATTCACAAGGAAATAGATGTGTGGGCTGCAATGGCTTTCTCTTCGCTCTATATTGCTTATGTGATTGTGGTTTACGTCTCACACAAGCATCGGAAGAAAAGCGAAGAATTGAGCTGTAATTCGAGTAATGAGAGTGACTTGACTGTGCCAATTCTTAGCAGCATTGAAGAGGAAGATCTCAGTGCTGCAGAGGAAGGAGCTGCACAAGGCAGTTCTGAAGTAGTAGAAGTCAAGAAATGCTGCTCTAATCTTAGATCATCGGTTTTTTTTCGCACGCTGATTTTCATACTTGAGCTGCCGCTTTATCTGCCTAGGAGATTGACTATTCCTGTTGTTTGTGAAGAAAGATGGTGTAAGCCATATGTAGTTGCTTCAGTGACACTAGCACCAGTGCTTTTGTCAACACTTTGGAACCATCAATTTGGAAATTTTAGCTTCAAGACAAAGCTTGCCATCTATATTATCGGTTTGATTTTTGGAATCACTTTTGGGATTGTTGCTTTTTTGATAACTGAGAAGTCAAGCCCACCAAAAAAGTGCTTATTTCCTTGGCTTGCCGCAGGGTTTGTAATGAGTGTTACTTGGAGTTACCTTACAGCTCAAGAATTGGTAGGGTTGTTAGTTTCAATAGGGTACATATCAGGTGTGAGTCCTTCAATATTAGGGCTGACAGTCCTTGCTTGGGGCAACTCACTTGGGGACTTGATTACAAATTTGACAATGGCTTTGAATGGTGGAGCAGAAGGAGCTCAGATTGCATTTTCAGCATGTTATGCTGGCCCTATCTTCAACACTCTGTTTGGATTAGGGTTATCGCTTGTTGGCTCAGCTTGGTCTAAATTTCCGTCACCTGTTTTGATCCAGAGTGATGCATACCTCTTGGAGACCGTTGGTTTCTTGGTTGGCGGCTTGCTTTGGGCACTCGTGGTTCTACCGAGGAGAGGTATGAGGCTTGATGGGGTGTTGGGAGGTGGGCTTTTGGTTGCGTACATCGGTTCCATGTCTTTGAGGTTGATTCAAACACTTTGGTAG
- the LOC137713176 gene encoding cation/calcium exchanger 2-like isoform X2, with the protein MFFSNCSGAQSLSLSRLLKLSPTIAGVTLLSLGNGAPDVFSSLVSFMGGGTGEIGLNTVLGGASFVSCAVVGILSISMRKRRIRVHKADFVRDICFYLLVIVCLGVILIHKEIDVWAAMAFSSLYIAYVIVVYVSHKHRKKSEELSCNSSNESDLTVPILSSIEEEDLSAAEEGAAQGSSEVVEVKKCCSNLRSSVFFRTLIFILELPLYLPRRLTIPVVCEERWCKPYVVASVTLAPVLLSTLWNHQFGNFSFKTKLAIYIIGLIFGITFGIVAFLITEKSSPPKKCLFPWLAAGFVMSVTWSYLTAQELVGLLVSIGYISGVSPSILGLTVLAWGNSLGDLITNLTMALNGGAEGAQIAFSACYAGPIFNTLFGLGLSLVGSAWSKFPSPVLIQSDAYLLETVGFLVGGLLWALVVLPRRGMRLDGVLGGGLLVAYIGSMSLRLIQTLW; encoded by the exons atGTTCTTCTCCAATTGCTCTGGAGCACAATCATTAAG TTTATCTAGGTTGTTAAAATTGTCCCCTACAATTGCTGGGGTAACCCTGCTTTCTCTTGGCAATGGAGCCCCTGATGTGTTTTCCAGTCTTGTTTCGTTTATGGGTGGCGGGACGGGCGAAATTGGTCTTAATACAGTTTTGGGCGGTGCTTCCTTTGTGTCGTGTGCTGTGGTTGGAATCTTAAGCATTTCAATGCGCAAAAGGCGCATTCGAGTTCACAAAGCGGACTTTGTGAGAGATATTTGCTTCTACCTTTTGGTCATTGTATGTTTGGGTGTTATCTTGATTCACAAGGAAATAGATGTGTGGGCTGCAATGGCTTTCTCTTCGCTCTATATTGCTTATGTGATTGTGGTTTACGTCTCACACAAGCATCGGAAGAAAAGCGAAGAATTGAGCTGTAATTCGAGTAATGAGAGTGACTTGACTGTGCCAATTCTTAGCAGCATTGAAGAGGAAGATCTCAGTGCTGCAGAGGAAGGAGCTGCACAAGGCAGTTCTGAAGTAGTAGAAGTCAAGAAATGCTGCTCTAATCTTAGATCATCGGTTTTTTTTCGCACGCTGATTTTCATACTTGAGCTGCCGCTTTATCTGCCTAGGAGATTGACTATTCCTGTTGTTTGTGAAGAAAGATGGTGTAAGCCATATGTAGTTGCTTCAGTGACACTAGCACCAGTGCTTTTGTCAACACTTTGGAACCATCAATTTGGAAATTTTAGCTTCAAGACAAAGCTTGCCATCTATATTATCGGTTTGATTTTTGGAATCACTTTTGGGATTGTTGCTTTTTTGATAACTGAGAAGTCAAGCCCACCAAAAAAGTGCTTATTTCCTTGGCTTGCCGCAGGGTTTGTAATGAGTGTTACTTGGAGTTACCTTACAGCTCAAGAATTGGTAGGGTTGTTAGTTTCAATAGGGTACATATCAGGTGTGAGTCCTTCAATATTAGGGCTGACAGTCCTTGCTTGGGGCAACTCACTTGGGGACTTGATTACAAATTTGACAATGGCTTTGAATGGTGGAGCAGAAGGAGCTCAGATTGCATTTTCAGCATGTTATGCTGGCCCTATCTTCAACACTCTGTTTGGATTAGGGTTATCGCTTGTTGGCTCAGCTTGGTCTAAATTTCCGTCACCTGTTTTGATCCAGAGTGATGCATACCTCTTGGAGACCGTTGGTTTCTTGGTTGGCGGCTTGCTTTGGGCACTCGTGGTTCTACCGAGGAGAGGTATGAGGCTTGATGGGGTGTTGGGAGGTGGGCTTTTGGTTGCGTACATCGGTTCCATGTCTTTGAGGTTGATTCAAACACTTTGGTAG